One region of Vicinamibacterales bacterium genomic DNA includes:
- a CDS encoding site-2 protease family protein: MSIDPLTVAVGFGVLLISLTVHEAAHAWTADRLGDPTARALGRVSLNPAVHIDPIGTLLLPLLAAVSHLPLIGWAKPVPVNTRNLRDPRRGFTIVAAAGPISNLLQACVWSLAFRISGGHGAYPDGSLLQATLYLGVETNLLLAFFNLIPIPPLDGGNVALGLLPPSLAVHYVRLRQFGFLILYALMFTGIASALIFPPTDFFLRMLLR; this comes from the coding sequence TTGAGTATCGATCCCCTCACCGTCGCCGTCGGCTTCGGTGTCCTGCTGATTTCGCTGACGGTTCACGAGGCGGCGCATGCGTGGACCGCCGACCGCCTCGGCGATCCGACCGCGCGGGCGCTCGGCCGCGTCTCGCTGAATCCGGCTGTCCACATCGATCCGATCGGCACGCTGCTGCTGCCGCTGCTCGCGGCGGTCAGCCACCTGCCGCTCATCGGCTGGGCGAAGCCGGTGCCGGTGAACACGCGCAACCTGCGTGATCCACGCCGCGGCTTCACGATCGTCGCGGCGGCGGGTCCGATCAGCAACCTGCTCCAGGCGTGTGTGTGGTCGCTGGCGTTCCGGATCAGCGGGGGGCACGGCGCCTATCCCGACGGCAGCCTGCTGCAGGCGACCTTGTACCTTGGGGTCGAAACCAACCTGCTGCTGGCCTTCTTCAACCTGATCCCGATCCCGCCGCTCGACGGCGGCAACGTCGCGCTTGGGCTGCTGCCGCCGTCGCTGGCCGTGCATTACGTGCGGCTGCGGCAGTTCGGCTTCCTGATCCTGTACGCGCTGATGTTCACCGGCATCGCGAGCGCCTTGATCTTTCCGCCGACGGATTTCTTCTTGAGGATGTTGCTGCGTTGA
- the efp gene encoding elongation factor P, with protein MSSIQATRMKRGMLIKMGNDLYRVLDLTHFTPGNKRGFVQARMRNIRNGQQADNKFRAEEDVERAILDERQMQYLYRDGDSFHFMETTTYEQIHLDAEVLGDNASYILPEMVIAMEFYGEEPVGIELPISVDLKVVDTTPAINRATASAQVKPATLETGLVVNVPAHVNIGDVIRVGTEDGEYQKKV; from the coding sequence ATGAGCTCGATTCAGGCGACAAGAATGAAGCGCGGCATGCTCATCAAGATGGGCAACGACCTCTACCGCGTCCTCGACTTGACCCATTTCACGCCCGGCAACAAGCGCGGCTTCGTCCAAGCCCGGATGCGTAACATCCGCAACGGGCAGCAGGCGGACAACAAGTTCCGGGCCGAGGAAGACGTCGAGCGCGCCATTCTCGACGAGCGGCAGATGCAGTACCTCTACCGCGACGGCGATTCGTTCCATTTCATGGAGACCACCACCTACGAGCAGATCCACCTCGACGCCGAGGTGCTGGGCGACAATGCCAGCTACATCCTGCCGGAGATGGTGATCGCGATGGAGTTCTACGGCGAGGAGCCGGTCGGCATCGAGCTGCCGATTTCGGTGGATCTCAAGGTGGTCGACACCACCCCCGCCATCAACCGCGCCACCGCGAGCGCGCAGGTCAAGCCGGCCACTCTCGAGACCGGCCTCGTCGTCAACGTGCCGGCGCACGTCAACATCGGCGACGTGATCCGCGTCGGCACCGAAGACGGTGAGTACCAGAAGAAGGTCTGA
- a CDS encoding CDP-alcohol phosphatidyltransferase family protein yields MTFTGLIGRIFMFPLRAIIAACVALRVHPNILTFIGLLINGWAAVHLARGEFVIAGGIIVVANIFDFIDGKVATETGLISKFGGFWDSVIDRFSDIALFIGLIYLYSNRGRTDYALIASLAMMFALMTSYTRARAESLIQKCKVGFMERPERIVLFMIGAFTNRMAGVLWVILVLSVFSVADRVLLTYRVLERGTEERPAAITRSPLPVRMLWNGFFWTFERATWQYDVMVVVILAFVWLIPPGWIRDPMAFGDGPIGWLLHR; encoded by the coding sequence ATGACGTTTACCGGGCTCATCGGGCGAATCTTCATGTTTCCGCTGCGCGCGATCATCGCCGCCTGCGTCGCGCTGCGCGTGCACCCGAACATCCTCACGTTCATTGGACTCCTGATCAACGGCTGGGCGGCGGTGCACCTGGCGCGCGGTGAATTCGTCATCGCCGGCGGGATCATAGTCGTCGCCAACATCTTCGACTTCATCGACGGCAAGGTGGCGACCGAGACCGGCCTGATCAGCAAGTTCGGCGGCTTCTGGGACTCGGTGATCGATCGTTTCTCCGACATCGCGCTGTTCATCGGGCTCATCTATCTCTACTCGAACCGCGGCCGCACCGACTACGCGCTGATTGCCTCGCTGGCGATGATGTTCGCGCTGATGACCAGCTACACGCGCGCCCGCGCCGAATCGCTCATCCAGAAGTGCAAGGTCGGCTTCATGGAGCGGCCCGAGCGGATCGTGCTGTTTATGATCGGCGCCTTCACCAACCGCATGGCGGGCGTGCTCTGGGTCATCCTGGTGCTGTCGGTCTTCTCGGTCGCCGACCGCGTCCTCCTCACCTACCGCGTGCTCGAGCGCGGCACCGAGGAGCGCCCCGCCGCCATCACCCGCTCGCCGCTGCCGGTCCGCATGCTGTGGAACGGCTTCTTCTGGACCTTCGAGCGCGCCACCTGGCAGTACGACGTGATGGTCGTCGTCATTCTCGCCTTCGTCTGGCTGATTCCGCCCGGCTGGATTCGCGATCCGATGGCGTTCGGCGATGGCCCGATCGGCTGGCTGCTGCATCGCTAA
- the fdnG gene encoding formate dehydrogenase-N subunit alpha has protein sequence MTNHWIDLQNCKTILVEGSNVAENHPMAFKWIRKAQENGATIIHVDPRFTRTSAAADIYARLRPGTDAAFQNTMINHIIVNKLYDEDYVVTHTNALFLGDEAFEFKDGLFSGYDAEHHKYDTKTWGYQLDPKGKPRVAKSLDDPHSVFARLATFVSRYTLEMGERITGVPADQIRTIAETMARNRPGSILYALGMTQHTTGVQGIRAFTILQLLLGNIGKPGGGVNALRGEPNVQGACDMAVLYNYMPGYLNSATNAEPTIYHYVRKNGIADSRYLVNTLKAFFGDAATEENGYGYEWLPKRDAAKDYGTLPMFEDALAGKLKLLWVVGQNPAVTLPNLTLTFDAMAKLETLVLQEIWETETAAFWKRPGVDPKSINTEVILLPAAFFMEKNGTISNSGGMVQWRHAAVKPPGQARPDGEIVDLVFRKVRELVKDSTAPRDEIIRKASWSYTTAEDVLREINGYALRDNPETGLKKGDLVRKVSDLRSDGSTSSGAWIYAGVFANGENLSKRRDSQTDPGGLGLYPGFGWTWPNNMRILYNRASCDRHGKPYPGAKPIVWWDEQAKKWAGYDIPDVPVATDGPDTPNGQRAFHLGAEGVGRLFAAVYSDPDPRYTDYWRDVAYVPKDGPLPEMYEPVESPVENHLHPAVKSNPTLKYPRVPSHQPIGTVDKFPYVLMTSTVAEHWCAGSTTRNIPWLNELVPEPMLELPISLAEKLTVQSGDWVRVSSARGELEVKALVTPRMKALKIGDQEVTVVWMPYNWGFQGLSTGPSVNHLTIDASDPGAGTQETKACLVNVVKVRDRKVRKPLPGGRT, from the coding sequence ATGACGAACCACTGGATCGACCTGCAGAACTGCAAGACGATCCTCGTGGAAGGGAGCAACGTCGCCGAAAACCACCCCATGGCCTTCAAGTGGATCCGGAAGGCCCAGGAGAACGGCGCGACGATCATCCACGTCGATCCGCGGTTCACGCGGACGTCGGCGGCGGCCGACATCTACGCGCGGCTGCGTCCCGGCACCGACGCCGCGTTCCAGAACACGATGATCAACCACATCATCGTGAACAAGCTGTATGACGAGGACTACGTCGTCACGCACACGAACGCGCTGTTTCTCGGCGACGAGGCGTTCGAGTTCAAGGACGGCCTGTTCAGCGGCTACGACGCCGAGCACCACAAGTACGACACCAAGACCTGGGGCTATCAGCTCGACCCCAAGGGCAAGCCGCGGGTGGCGAAGAGCCTCGACGATCCGCACTCCGTGTTCGCGCGGCTGGCAACGTTCGTCTCGCGCTACACGCTGGAGATGGGCGAGCGGATTACCGGCGTGCCCGCGGATCAGATCCGCACGATCGCGGAGACGATGGCGAGAAACCGACCGGGGTCCATCCTCTACGCGCTGGGCATGACGCAGCACACGACCGGCGTGCAGGGCATCCGCGCGTTCACCATCCTGCAGCTGCTCCTCGGCAACATCGGCAAGCCGGGCGGCGGCGTCAATGCGCTGCGGGGCGAGCCGAACGTGCAGGGCGCCTGCGACATGGCGGTGCTCTACAACTACATGCCGGGCTACCTCAACTCGGCGACCAACGCCGAGCCCACGATCTATCACTACGTCCGCAAGAACGGCATCGCCGACAGCCGGTATCTCGTCAATACGCTGAAGGCGTTTTTCGGCGACGCCGCCACCGAAGAGAACGGCTACGGCTACGAGTGGCTGCCCAAGCGCGACGCCGCCAAGGATTACGGCACGCTGCCGATGTTCGAGGACGCGCTCGCCGGCAAGCTGAAGTTGCTGTGGGTCGTCGGCCAGAATCCCGCCGTCACGCTGCCCAACCTGACGCTGACGTTCGACGCGATGGCGAAACTCGAGACGCTCGTCCTACAGGAAATCTGGGAAACCGAGACCGCGGCCTTCTGGAAACGGCCCGGCGTCGACCCGAAGTCGATCAACACCGAGGTGATCCTTCTGCCCGCGGCGTTCTTCATGGAGAAGAACGGCACGATCAGCAACTCAGGCGGCATGGTGCAATGGCGCCACGCCGCGGTGAAGCCGCCAGGCCAGGCACGTCCCGACGGCGAGATCGTCGATCTCGTGTTCCGCAAGGTCCGGGAGCTGGTCAAGGACTCGACGGCCCCGCGTGACGAGATCATCAGGAAGGCGTCCTGGAGCTACACGACCGCGGAAGACGTCCTCCGCGAGATCAACGGCTACGCACTGCGCGACAACCCGGAGACGGGGCTCAAGAAAGGCGACCTCGTTCGCAAGGTCAGCGACCTCCGATCCGACGGATCGACATCGTCCGGCGCCTGGATCTACGCGGGGGTGTTCGCCAACGGCGAGAACCTGTCCAAGCGCCGCGACTCTCAAACGGATCCCGGCGGCCTCGGCCTCTATCCGGGCTTCGGGTGGACATGGCCGAACAACATGCGGATCCTCTACAACCGCGCATCGTGCGACCGCCACGGCAAGCCGTATCCGGGCGCGAAACCGATCGTATGGTGGGACGAGCAAGCGAAGAAGTGGGCGGGATACGACATTCCAGATGTCCCCGTCGCGACCGACGGACCCGACACGCCCAACGGCCAGCGCGCCTTCCATCTCGGTGCGGAAGGCGTCGGGCGCCTCTTCGCCGCGGTCTACTCGGATCCCGATCCCCGCTACACCGATTATTGGCGCGACGTCGCCTACGTGCCCAAGGACGGGCCGTTGCCTGAGATGTACGAGCCGGTCGAGAGCCCGGTGGAGAATCATCTGCATCCTGCGGTCAAGAGCAACCCGACGCTGAAGTATCCGCGCGTGCCGTCGCATCAGCCGATCGGTACGGTCGACAAGTTCCCCTACGTGCTGATGACGTCGACGGTGGCCGAGCACTGGTGCGCGGGATCGACGACGCGGAACATCCCCTGGTTGAACGAGCTCGTCCCTGAACCGATGTTGGAGCTGCCGATCAGCCTTGCGGAGAAGCTCACGGTGCAGTCGGGGGACTGGGTCCGCGTCTCGTCGGCGCGCGGCGAACTCGAGGTGAAGGCCCTCGTCACTCCGCGCATGAAAGCGCTGAAGATCGGCGACCAGGAAGTGACGGTCGTCTGGATGCCGTACAACTGGGGCTTCCAGGGACTGTCGACCGGTCCGAGCGTCAATCACCTGACGATCGACGCCTCGGATCCCGGCGCCGGCACCCAGGAAACCAAGGCCTGCCTGGTCAACGTCGTCAAGGTGCGCGACCGGAAAGTGCGCAAGCCGCTGCCGGGAGGACGGACATGA
- a CDS encoding trypsin-like peptidase domain-containing protein → MLRRILVASIFVSSGFFGGMVLSGRFHAADEAAAGPAVRPTASAAQPAPALAAGATLPDLSGVASRAIPSVMNIASLQVVRQQNSPFASDPLFRYFFGDRDDTYSGRSRVTQSLGSGVVVSQDGYILTNNHVIGDGRAQVSIVLPDKRELRAKIIGADEMTDVALLKIDARGLAVLPWGDSSKLKVAEWVLAIGNPFQLNQTVTLGIVSALGRTLGGNLATYEDFIQTDAAINPGNSGGALINARGELIGINTAIFSETGGYQGIGFAVPSNLARHVMDDLLKYGEVQRGTIPGIMIAPVTTQIADELGAPNTRGALVNQMTRNSDAYAAGLRPGDIILEFNARPIDDASAFMRMVADSKVGTAAKLLILRESRKLEITIPITRSSRAARAR, encoded by the coding sequence ATGCTCCGCAGGATCCTCGTCGCCAGCATCTTCGTCTCGTCCGGATTTTTCGGCGGCATGGTGCTGTCGGGACGGTTCCACGCGGCCGACGAAGCCGCGGCCGGGCCGGCTGTCCGGCCGACGGCCTCCGCGGCGCAGCCCGCGCCAGCGCTGGCGGCCGGCGCCACGCTGCCCGATCTCTCCGGCGTCGCCAGCCGCGCCATCCCGAGCGTGATGAACATCGCCTCGCTGCAGGTGGTCCGCCAGCAGAACTCCCCCTTCGCCTCGGATCCGCTGTTCCGCTACTTCTTCGGCGACCGCGATGACACATACAGCGGACGCAGCCGGGTGACGCAGAGTCTTGGGTCGGGCGTGGTCGTCTCGCAGGACGGCTACATCCTCACCAACAATCACGTCATCGGCGACGGGCGCGCCCAGGTGTCGATCGTGCTGCCGGACAAGCGCGAGCTGCGCGCCAAGATCATCGGCGCCGACGAGATGACCGATGTCGCGCTCCTGAAGATCGACGCGCGCGGCCTGGCGGTGCTGCCCTGGGGCGATTCCTCGAAGCTGAAGGTCGCCGAGTGGGTGCTGGCGATCGGCAATCCGTTCCAGCTCAATCAGACCGTCACGCTCGGCATCGTCAGCGCGCTGGGACGGACGCTCGGCGGCAACCTGGCGACCTACGAGGATTTCATCCAGACCGATGCCGCCATCAATCCCGGCAACTCCGGCGGCGCGCTGATCAACGCCCGCGGCGAGCTGATCGGCATCAACACGGCGATCTTCAGCGAGACCGGCGGGTATCAGGGGATCGGCTTTGCGGTACCGAGCAATCTCGCTCGCCACGTGATGGACGACCTGCTGAAGTACGGCGAGGTCCAGCGCGGCACGATTCCCGGCATCATGATCGCGCCGGTCACCACCCAGATCGCCGACGAGCTCGGCGCGCCGAACACGCGGGGGGCGCTCGTCAACCAGATGACGCGCAACTCCGACGCCTACGCGGCCGGCCTGCGTCCGGGCGACATCATCCTCGAGTTCAACGCCCGTCCGATCGACGATGCGTCCGCGTTCATGCGCATGGTGGCGGATTCGAAGGTCGGCACCGCGGCCAAGCTGCTCATCCTCCGCGAAAGCCGCAAGCTCGAGATCACGATCCCCATCACCCGATCCTCACGCGCCGCGCGCGCGCGCTGA
- a CDS encoding thymidine kinase has product MDVAHRTGAGWIEVVAGSMFSGKSEELIRRLRRAQIAKRKVQIFKPRIDNRYSHAHITSHSAMQIEAENVGSSRELLEHVLPDTEVVGIDEGQFFDPELPAVCTTLADQGKRVIVAGLDQDYLGKPFEPIPQLLAIAEYITKTLAICMVCGAPANHTQRLVASSERVLVGAQGTYEARCRHCFDPRLGQ; this is encoded by the coding sequence ATGGACGTCGCGCATCGAACCGGTGCCGGCTGGATCGAGGTCGTGGCCGGAAGCATGTTCAGCGGCAAGAGCGAAGAGCTCATCCGCCGGTTGCGCCGGGCGCAGATCGCCAAACGGAAGGTCCAGATCTTCAAGCCGCGCATCGACAATCGCTACAGCCACGCCCACATCACCTCGCACAGCGCGATGCAGATCGAGGCGGAGAACGTCGGCAGCTCGCGTGAGCTGCTCGAGCACGTGTTGCCTGACACCGAGGTCGTCGGCATCGACGAGGGGCAGTTCTTCGATCCGGAGCTGCCGGCGGTGTGCACGACGCTCGCCGACCAGGGCAAGCGCGTCATCGTCGCCGGCCTCGATCAGGACTATCTCGGCAAGCCGTTCGAGCCGATCCCGCAGCTGCTCGCGATCGCCGAGTACATCACCAAGACGCTGGCCATCTGCATGGTGTGCGGCGCGCCGGCCAACCACACCCAGCGGCTCGTCGCCAGCAGCGAGCGCGTGCTGGTCGGGGCGCAGGGCACCTATGAGGCGCGCTGCCGGCACTGTTTCGACCCGCGGCTGGGCCAGTAG
- the uvrC gene encoding excinuclease ABC subunit UvrC, with product MPIQDLKARIARLPEQPGVYLYYNEAGDTLYVGKAKVLRDRVRSYLGAQGMSPRIDALLDEAANLEFIVTDSVVEALALENHLIKQRAPKYNILLRDDKNYPFLQLTTGEAYPRVLIARGVGKDNHYYAGPFMPAKLGRRTMALTHKLFGIRSCNEVITGERARPCLEYDIHRCIAPCVRDICGDEQYAAAVRHTRLFLEGRNDELVTQLTGRMTEAASAERFEQAAQLRDALRTIQTLQQRQQKMTGTALGDRDVFGLKIGPAGAVVQVFQVRHGKVVERIELASTYAGRSPADGRPTMSVGSDGAEGETLQAALEQFYAERSAPPEIHLPLELSAPETETVEAWLTATSEHRVRLLVPKRGDKRGLLDLAARNAQVAYQARFNETVAAHYDALETMRLVLNLPAIPRRIECFDISTIQGSETVAAMVVCEDGRMKRSEYRKFKIRGSATRRPQPASRVLDDFASMHEVVLRRYRTVLDNGGPFPDLILIDGGKGQLNAAYDALGELGLSNLVAVGIAKKEELLFTREHDDPIALVPQSAALLLIQRIRDEAHRFAVTFHRQSRRKRDLRSEIDVIAGIGPRRRKALLTAFGSLAGVRRATREDLITVVGTKTADQVLAYFADRA from the coding sequence ATGCCGATTCAAGACCTCAAGGCCCGCATCGCCCGCCTGCCGGAGCAGCCCGGCGTCTACCTCTATTACAACGAGGCCGGGGACACCTTGTACGTCGGCAAGGCCAAGGTGCTGCGCGACCGTGTTCGCAGCTACCTCGGCGCGCAGGGGATGAGCCCGCGCATCGACGCGCTGCTCGACGAAGCCGCCAACCTGGAGTTCATCGTCACCGACTCGGTGGTCGAGGCGCTGGCGCTCGAGAACCACCTGATCAAGCAGCGCGCTCCGAAGTACAACATCCTGCTGCGCGACGACAAGAACTATCCGTTCCTGCAGTTGACGACCGGCGAAGCCTACCCGCGTGTGCTGATCGCGCGCGGCGTGGGGAAGGACAATCACTACTACGCCGGCCCGTTCATGCCGGCGAAGCTGGGGCGCCGCACCATGGCGCTGACCCACAAGCTGTTCGGCATCCGCTCGTGCAACGAGGTGATCACCGGCGAGCGGGCGCGGCCCTGCCTCGAGTACGACATCCACCGCTGCATCGCGCCGTGCGTGCGCGACATCTGCGGTGACGAGCAGTACGCGGCCGCGGTGCGCCACACCCGGCTGTTTCTGGAAGGGCGCAACGACGAGCTGGTGACGCAGCTGACGGGACGCATGACCGAGGCGGCCTCGGCGGAGCGCTTCGAACAGGCGGCGCAGCTGCGCGACGCGCTGCGCACGATCCAGACGCTGCAGCAGCGGCAGCAGAAGATGACCGGGACGGCGCTCGGCGATCGCGACGTCTTCGGCCTGAAGATCGGCCCGGCCGGCGCCGTGGTTCAGGTCTTTCAGGTGCGCCACGGCAAGGTGGTGGAGCGGATCGAGCTCGCGAGTACCTATGCGGGGCGCTCGCCGGCCGATGGCCGACCGACGATGAGCGTGGGCTCGGACGGGGCGGAAGGGGAGACCCTGCAGGCGGCGCTGGAACAGTTCTATGCGGAGCGGTCGGCCCCGCCGGAAATTCACCTGCCGCTGGAACTCAGCGCGCCCGAGACCGAAACCGTCGAAGCCTGGCTCACCGCCACGTCGGAACATCGTGTCCGCCTGCTCGTGCCGAAGCGCGGAGACAAGCGGGGCCTGCTCGATCTCGCCGCCCGCAACGCGCAGGTTGCCTACCAGGCCCGTTTCAACGAGACGGTCGCGGCGCACTACGACGCGCTGGAGACGATGCGGCTGGTCCTCAACCTCCCCGCCATCCCGCGGCGCATCGAGTGCTTCGATATCTCCACCATCCAGGGATCCGAGACCGTCGCCGCGATGGTCGTCTGCGAAGACGGCCGCATGAAGCGTTCCGAATACCGCAAGTTCAAGATTCGCGGGTCGGCAACCCGCCGCCCGCAGCCAGCCTCCCGTGTGCTCGACGACTTCGCCTCGATGCACGAGGTCGTGCTGCGGCGCTACCGTACGGTGCTCGACAACGGCGGCCCGTTTCCCGACCTGATCCTGATCGACGGCGGCAAGGGGCAGTTGAATGCCGCCTACGACGCGCTCGGCGAGCTGGGACTGTCCAATCTGGTCGCGGTCGGGATCGCCAAGAAGGAAGAGCTGCTGTTCACGCGCGAGCACGACGACCCGATCGCGCTCGTGCCGCAGAGCGCGGCGCTGCTGCTGATCCAGCGGATTCGCGACGAGGCGCACCGCTTCGCCGTCACCTTCCACCGGCAGTCGCGCCGTAAACGCGACCTGCGGTCAGAAATCGACGTCATCGCCGGCATCGGGCCGCGCCGCCGCAAGGCACTCCTGACCGCGTTCGGCAGCCTGGCCGGCGTCCGTCGCGCCACCCGCGAAGACCTGATCACGGTGGTCGGCACGAAAACCGCGGACCAGGTTCTGGCATACTTCGCCGATCGCGCGTAG
- a CDS encoding cytochrome c, producing the protein MKTALGIAAVLMIGAGVPSVAAQDAAQVKKGQEVYTAQKCSMCHQVAGKGNKANPLDGVGAKLSADDIKEWIHDPVAATAKAKSTKKPPMPAKYKNLPAADVDALVAYLQSLK; encoded by the coding sequence ATGAAGACGGCGCTCGGGATAGCGGCGGTACTGATGATCGGCGCGGGCGTGCCCAGCGTGGCGGCCCAGGACGCGGCGCAGGTGAAAAAGGGGCAGGAAGTCTACACCGCGCAGAAGTGCTCCATGTGCCACCAGGTTGCGGGCAAGGGCAATAAGGCCAACCCCCTCGACGGTGTCGGCGCCAAGCTGTCGGCCGACGACATCAAAGAGTGGATTCATGATCCGGTGGCCGCGACGGCCAAGGCGAAGTCGACCAAGAAGCCCCCGATGCCGGCCAAGTACAAGAACCTGCCGGCGGCTGATGTCGACGCGCTCGTCGCCTACCTGCAAAGCCTGAAGTAA
- a CDS encoding MBL fold metallo-hydrolase: protein MRLARQEIVILLIAMAIAPAVLIGRLWSAKGSLHGQERAEPFRIAGNFYFVGANDVSAFLITGPAGHVLLDAGYPTTAPMIMASIAELGFDIRDVKVLLNSSPRPDQAGGLPTLQRASGGEVWASDASADVLASGGDDPDMAVPIRTLFRLGIGGYPPVRVDHRVSDGGTIRVGPITLTAHVTAGATRGCTSWTFPIRAADRTLNAVSVCDLDVTMGMRYREQADDLGRSFAVLRGLPVDIWVASHGRAWGRYRKFAARAGAPNPVDPFIDRDGYRAFIDDAEAALRLGRVH from the coding sequence GTGCGGCTTGCCAGGCAAGAGATCGTCATCCTGCTCATCGCCATGGCGATCGCGCCTGCCGTGTTGATCGGGCGGCTGTGGAGCGCCAAAGGGTCGTTGCACGGGCAGGAGCGAGCCGAGCCGTTTCGGATCGCCGGCAATTTCTACTTCGTCGGCGCCAATGACGTCTCGGCCTTTCTGATCACCGGGCCCGCGGGACACGTGCTGCTCGATGCCGGCTATCCCACCACCGCCCCGATGATCATGGCGAGCATCGCCGAGCTCGGGTTCGACATCAGGGACGTCAAAGTGCTGCTCAATTCGTCGCCGCGTCCCGACCAGGCCGGCGGGCTGCCGACGTTGCAGCGGGCCTCCGGGGGCGAGGTGTGGGCCAGCGACGCCAGCGCGGACGTCCTCGCCTCGGGCGGCGACGATCCCGACATGGCGGTACCGATCCGGACGCTCTTCCGGCTCGGCATCGGCGGCTACCCGCCGGTCCGCGTCGACCATCGGGTCTCGGACGGCGGCACGATCCGCGTCGGTCCGATTACCCTCACCGCGCACGTCACGGCCGGCGCCACCCGCGGCTGCACCTCATGGACGTTTCCGATCCGCGCCGCCGATCGGACGCTGAATGCGGTGAGCGTCTGCGATCTGGATGTCACGATGGGAATGCGCTATCGGGAGCAGGCCGACGATCTCGGACGCAGCTTCGCGGTGCTGCGCGGCCTTCCGGTCGACATCTGGGTGGCGTCCCACGGGCGCGCCTGGGGCCGGTACCGAAAGTTCGCCGCGCGGGCGGGGGCGCCCAATCCCGTCGACCCCTTCATCGATCGCGACGGCTACCGGGCCTTCATCGACGATGCCGAAGCCGCGCTCCGGCTCGGCAGGGTGCATTAG
- a CDS encoding Hsp20/alpha crystallin family protein encodes MPCDPLRDLRAWQARLERLAAQGGSAWDPPMDVYETATGYVVTAEVPGLTRERIDLAVQQNRLTIRGVRASAASETAPRHYHQIERGHGSFHRTFEFADPVDHDGVTADLRQGVLTVTLRKLVAAPRRIAVR; translated from the coding sequence ATGCCATGTGATCCGCTGCGCGACCTGCGCGCCTGGCAGGCACGCCTCGAGCGGCTCGCCGCGCAGGGCGGCAGCGCCTGGGACCCGCCGATGGATGTCTACGAGACGGCGACCGGCTACGTGGTGACCGCGGAAGTGCCGGGGCTGACGCGTGAGCGGATCGATCTCGCCGTGCAGCAGAACCGCCTGACGATCCGCGGCGTGCGTGCGTCGGCGGCCTCCGAGACCGCGCCACGCCACTACCATCAGATCGAGCGCGGCCACGGATCGTTCCATCGCACCTTCGAGTTCGCCGACCCCGTCGACCACGACGGCGTCACGGCGGACCTGCGCCAGGGCGTGCTGACGGTGACGCTGCGCAAGCTCGTCGCCGCGCCGCGGCGGATTGCCGTCCGATGA
- a CDS encoding polyphosphate kinase 2 family protein, which translates to MHRDFKALVKPFVVKDGKGFCLGDRPTAGTHPGHDAKKFLKKGVKALCDLQDKLYAQDRHGVLLIFQAIDAAGKDSAIKHVMSGVDPAGCQVYSFKAPSSEELDHDFLWRTSKCLPERGRIGIFNRSYYEEVLIVRVHPTMLGHQKLPAELLTKRIWKERFEDINAFERYFARQGFLILKFFLHVSRKEQRQRFMARLDRPDKNWKFEFGDLAERKHWRAYMAAYDEMIRHTAKPHAPWVIVPADDKKFARTVVAAAIIDGLTRLRLQYPAVDDRQRADLRRAKRLLEREPRR; encoded by the coding sequence ATGCATCGAGACTTTAAGGCGCTCGTCAAGCCGTTCGTCGTCAAGGACGGCAAGGGATTCTGTCTCGGGGACCGGCCGACCGCGGGGACCCATCCCGGGCACGACGCGAAGAAGTTCCTGAAAAAAGGGGTCAAGGCCCTCTGCGACTTGCAGGACAAGCTCTATGCCCAGGACCGTCACGGCGTGCTGCTCATCTTCCAGGCGATCGACGCGGCGGGCAAGGACAGCGCGATCAAGCACGTGATGTCGGGCGTCGATCCGGCCGGCTGCCAGGTCTATTCGTTCAAGGCGCCCTCGTCGGAGGAACTGGATCACGATTTCCTGTGGCGCACCTCGAAGTGCCTGCCCGAACGCGGCCGCATCGGCATCTTCAACCGCTCGTACTATGAGGAGGTGCTGATCGTCAGGGTGCACCCGACGATGCTCGGGCACCAGAAGCTGCCGGCGGAGCTGCTGACGAAACGCATCTGGAAGGAGCGCTTCGAGGACATCAACGCGTTCGAGCGGTATTTCGCCCGCCAGGGATTCCTGATCCTCAAGTTTTTCCTGCACGTCTCGCGCAAGGAACAGCGGCAACGCTTCATGGCGCGGCTCGATCGGCCGGACAAGAACTGGAAATTCGAGTTCGGCGATCTCGCCGAGCGCAAGCACTGGCGCGCCTACATGGCCGCCTACGACGAGATGATCCGCCACACGGCGAAGCCGCACGCGCCCTGGGTGATCGTGCCGGCCGACGACAAGAAATTCGCCCGCACGGTGGTGGCGGCGGCGATCATCGACGGGCTGACCCGGCTCCGTCTCCAGTATCCGGCGGTCGACGATCGGCAGCGGGCGGATCTGCGGCGGGCCAAGCGCCTGCTGGAGCGCGAACCGCGGCGATAG